A region of Myxococcus stipitatus DSM 14675 DNA encodes the following proteins:
- a CDS encoding DUF6178 family protein, giving the protein MSENGKGNGRDSQLALRELQQQLMRLSPKRRVDALLDGPDAQAVVRALPPESLYLTIQEVGLADATELVQLASPAQFRAFVDLGAWTRDKLDAHQVLTWLRASRGGFDDTEEFLRKLHGMDLEVLELVLREFVVLHDREENPDVNPQGVTMETPEGRYLVEITAEGVEMSAVRALVNDLIAENPFEAVRLLEAVRWEIPGELEETAFQFRKGRLLDLGFPSLEDAVSLFSRVDVGPPRGRAASTALASAQGHVDYLEAAFRGLTDVERQNAEDELTSVANAVLVAELADPGDLDAVRRVGEMTRDSLSLGLEHLTGGDPARATEVLRDTPLRRVFQTGFSLTLQLKFRADRLAKAPGAVVDGVLMVLPEEAAAVEALRRKRPRRALRVEGAEPVPFRSLREIAASEAVLARAEAQVEVLRGVLGGTPEAARAAVARFGVPMEALGVERLFAAVVAMAVLEGRADARPVPLGRGAELGQRLFEGTPQAPRLLASASERALSGLEGAVAPEAREELRRMVGSTLAKLLSELGASWLEDLQWSPVASEVLPMETPPVP; this is encoded by the coding sequence GTGTCCGAGAACGGCAAGGGTAATGGCAGGGATTCGCAGCTCGCCTTGCGCGAGCTGCAGCAGCAGTTGATGCGGTTGTCGCCCAAGCGGCGGGTGGATGCGCTGCTGGACGGGCCGGATGCTCAGGCCGTCGTGCGCGCGCTGCCGCCGGAGAGCCTCTACCTCACCATCCAGGAGGTGGGCCTGGCGGATGCGACGGAGCTCGTGCAGCTCGCGTCCCCCGCGCAGTTCCGCGCCTTCGTGGACCTGGGAGCGTGGACGCGCGACAAGCTGGACGCGCATCAGGTGCTCACGTGGCTGCGCGCCTCGCGCGGTGGCTTCGACGACACCGAGGAGTTCCTGCGCAAGCTCCACGGGATGGACCTGGAGGTGCTGGAGCTGGTGCTGCGCGAGTTCGTCGTCCTCCATGACCGCGAGGAGAACCCGGACGTCAACCCGCAGGGCGTGACGATGGAGACGCCCGAGGGCCGCTACCTCGTCGAAATCACCGCCGAGGGCGTGGAGATGTCCGCGGTGCGCGCGCTCGTCAACGACCTCATCGCGGAGAACCCCTTCGAGGCGGTGCGTCTGCTGGAGGCCGTGCGCTGGGAGATTCCGGGCGAGCTGGAGGAGACCGCGTTCCAGTTCCGCAAGGGCCGCCTGTTGGACCTGGGCTTCCCCTCGCTGGAGGACGCGGTGTCGCTCTTCAGCCGCGTGGACGTGGGACCCCCGCGCGGGCGCGCCGCGAGCACGGCGCTGGCGTCGGCCCAGGGCCACGTGGACTACCTCGAGGCCGCCTTCCGGGGCCTCACTGACGTGGAGCGGCAGAACGCCGAGGACGAGCTGACCAGCGTGGCCAACGCGGTGCTCGTGGCGGAGCTGGCGGACCCGGGGGACCTGGACGCCGTGCGCCGCGTGGGAGAGATGACGCGGGACTCCCTCTCGCTGGGCCTGGAGCACCTGACGGGCGGGGACCCCGCTCGAGCCACGGAGGTGCTGCGCGACACGCCGCTGCGGCGTGTGTTCCAGACGGGCTTCTCGCTGACGCTCCAGCTCAAGTTCCGCGCGGACCGGCTGGCCAAGGCGCCGGGCGCGGTGGTGGATGGCGTGCTGATGGTGCTGCCCGAGGAGGCCGCCGCGGTGGAGGCCCTGCGTCGCAAGCGTCCTCGCCGCGCGCTGCGGGTGGAGGGCGCGGAGCCCGTGCCGTTCCGCTCCCTGCGCGAGATTGCCGCCAGCGAGGCCGTGCTGGCCCGCGCGGAGGCCCAGGTGGAGGTGCTCCGCGGAGTGTTGGGTGGAACACCCGAGGCGGCGCGCGCGGCGGTGGCCCGCTTCGGCGTGCCCATGGAGGCGCTGGGCGTGGAGCGCCTCTTCGCCGCGGTGGTGGCCATGGCGGTGCTGGAGGGCCGGGCGGATGCGCGGCCGGTGCCGCTGGGGCGCGGGGCGGAGTTGGGCCAGCGACTCTTCGAGGGCACCCCGCAGGCGCCTCGGCTGCTGGCCTCCGCGTCGGAGCGGGCCCTGTCGGGGCTGGAGGGCGCGGTGGCGCCGGAGGCTCGGGAGGAGCTGCGTCGCATGGTCGGCTCGACGCTCGCGAAGCTGCTGTCGGAGCTGGGCGCCAGTTGGCTGGAGGACCTTCAGTGGAGCCCCGTCGCCTCCGAGGTCCTCCCCATGGAGACGCCCCCGGTGCCGTAG
- the exoJ gene encoding spore coat polysaccharide polymerase ExoJ — MVPGEQGQRRDVWAFYALTAFAAVMYAVPGEWIPALGPLRLALVTSGLAAGLMVVRRLGRAEPLFLDGPRGWALIGFSALALMSVSWAVNPEVASYTGIELFKLTAIYLTVVNVITNQRRLAVVCGAMVLASMVTSIGVIDWYRVGEDLVEGFRARWVGVYADPNHMAMNMVLVVPLAVAFMARKGSPWVWRLACLVAAVLAVIAIVVSHSRGGFIGLSVAMGLWAIRERRRIQAIVVGSLFVVGLLVFAPDSFWQRNETVAAFHEDASAMGRVYAWQVASRMSLDRPLLGVGAGSFRFAWAEYAPPEARRAYVAHNIFLDVIGELGWVGMALFMVFMGGAAGGTFVASRSRDVGWLARALSASIAGYLTCDLFSGYILSAHCYVLFGLAAAAERIARAEPATESDSAPDAGRAPSETWEGTGHAA, encoded by the coding sequence ATGGTGCCGGGAGAGCAGGGGCAGCGCCGTGACGTGTGGGCCTTCTACGCGCTGACCGCGTTCGCGGCGGTGATGTACGCGGTGCCCGGAGAGTGGATTCCCGCGCTGGGGCCGCTGCGGCTGGCGCTGGTGACATCGGGGCTCGCCGCGGGGCTGATGGTGGTGCGGAGGTTGGGACGGGCGGAGCCGCTCTTCCTGGATGGTCCACGAGGCTGGGCGCTCATCGGCTTCTCGGCCCTGGCGCTGATGTCCGTCTCGTGGGCGGTGAACCCGGAGGTCGCCAGCTACACGGGCATCGAGCTCTTCAAGCTCACGGCCATCTACCTCACCGTCGTCAACGTCATCACGAACCAGCGCCGGCTGGCTGTCGTCTGCGGGGCCATGGTGCTCGCGTCGATGGTGACGTCCATCGGCGTCATCGACTGGTATCGGGTGGGGGAGGACCTGGTGGAGGGCTTCCGCGCGCGCTGGGTGGGCGTGTACGCGGACCCGAACCACATGGCCATGAACATGGTGCTGGTGGTGCCCCTGGCCGTGGCCTTCATGGCGCGCAAGGGCTCGCCGTGGGTCTGGCGGCTGGCGTGTCTGGTGGCGGCGGTGCTGGCGGTGATTGCCATCGTCGTGTCTCACTCGCGCGGCGGCTTCATCGGCCTGTCCGTGGCCATGGGCCTGTGGGCCATCCGCGAGAGGCGCCGCATCCAGGCGATCGTCGTGGGGTCGCTCTTCGTCGTGGGCCTGCTGGTGTTCGCGCCCGACAGCTTCTGGCAGCGCAACGAGACGGTGGCCGCGTTCCACGAGGACGCCTCCGCGATGGGGCGCGTCTACGCGTGGCAGGTGGCCAGCCGCATGAGCCTGGACCGCCCGCTGCTCGGCGTGGGCGCGGGGAGCTTCCGCTTCGCGTGGGCGGAGTACGCGCCCCCCGAGGCCCGCCGCGCGTACGTCGCGCACAACATCTTCCTGGATGTGATTGGAGAGCTGGGCTGGGTGGGCATGGCGCTCTTCATGGTGTTCATGGGAGGCGCCGCCGGAGGCACGTTCGTCGCGTCGCGCAGCCGGGACGTAGGGTGGCTCGCGCGAGCGTTGTCGGCCTCCATCGCGGGCTACCTGACGTGTGACCTGTTCTCCGGCTACATTCTCTCCGCGCACTGCTATGTCCTCTTCGGGCTGGCCGCGGCGGCGGAGCGCATCGCTCGCGCGGAGCCGGCCACGGAGTCGGACAGCGCGCCGGACGCGGGGCGCGCACCCTCGGAGACGTGGGAGGGGACGGGCCATGCGGCGTGA
- the exoK gene encoding spore coat polysaccharide biosynthesis glycosyltransferase ExoK — MRREEPGMGARPVRLVQFTRSFHIGGTEVQVLELLRGLPPSYQLQVSVLEDAGPLMGAVWKLGYTAETFPLKGSVAQANTAYQVLRMARWLRAHRVDLVHVHDFYSSLIAVPAAKLAGAKVIVGRLDLSHWQGPARRAVHSRLTAMADHVVVNAEAIRRQLVDEEGLPAARISVIHNGLDLARFDARMLEGLKAPLPDTGDAPILVHVANMNHPVKRQEDLLLALAMLHHGGTPLHAFLVGDGPRRKGLEKLAAELGVSETVHFLRHRTDVAAIYARATLGVLCSSAEGMSNAVMEGMAAGLPMVVTRVGGNTDLVRDGERGLVVPPERPAQLAQAFNQLLSHPEKARRMGNEAREFVARELSLERLVRLHDALYQRVVHGP, encoded by the coding sequence ATGCGGCGTGAAGAACCTGGCATGGGCGCCCGGCCCGTGCGCCTGGTGCAGTTCACTCGCTCCTTCCACATCGGCGGGACGGAGGTGCAGGTGCTGGAGCTGCTCCGGGGCCTGCCCCCCAGCTACCAGCTCCAGGTCTCCGTGCTGGAGGACGCGGGGCCGCTGATGGGCGCGGTGTGGAAGCTGGGCTACACGGCGGAGACCTTTCCGCTCAAGGGCTCCGTCGCGCAGGCCAACACCGCGTACCAGGTGCTGCGCATGGCCCGCTGGCTGCGCGCCCATCGCGTGGACCTGGTCCACGTGCATGACTTCTATTCGTCGCTCATCGCCGTGCCGGCCGCGAAGCTCGCCGGCGCCAAGGTCATCGTCGGACGCCTGGACCTGTCCCACTGGCAGGGCCCCGCCCGCCGCGCGGTGCACTCCCGGCTGACGGCGATGGCGGACCATGTCGTGGTCAACGCGGAGGCCATCCGCCGGCAACTGGTGGACGAGGAGGGCCTGCCCGCCGCGCGCATCTCCGTGATCCACAACGGCCTGGACCTGGCGCGCTTCGATGCGCGCATGCTCGAGGGCCTCAAGGCGCCCCTGCCGGACACGGGCGACGCGCCCATCCTGGTCCACGTCGCCAACATGAACCACCCGGTGAAGCGCCAGGAGGACCTGCTCCTCGCGCTGGCCATGCTCCACCACGGCGGCACGCCCCTGCACGCGTTCCTCGTGGGAGATGGCCCCCGTCGCAAGGGCCTGGAGAAGCTGGCCGCGGAGCTGGGCGTGTCGGAGACGGTGCACTTCCTGAGGCACCGCACGGACGTTGCCGCCATCTACGCCCGGGCGACCCTGGGTGTCCTCTGCTCCAGCGCGGAGGGCATGTCCAACGCCGTCATGGAGGGCATGGCCGCCGGACTCCCCATGGTGGTGACCCGCGTCGGGGGAAACACGGACCTGGTCCGCGACGGAGAGCGGGGACTCGTCGTCCCCCCCGAGCGCCCCGCACAGCTGGCCCAGGCCTTCAACCAGCTCCTGTCCCACCCCGAGAAGGCCCGCCGCATGGGGAACGAGGCCCGGGAGTTCGTCGCCCGGGAGCTCTCCCTGGAGCGCCTGGTCCGCCTCCATGACGCGCTGTATCAACGAGTGGTCCACGGCCCTTAG
- a CDS encoding DUF4097 family beta strand repeat-containing protein yields MLFPLLVVLASAAAPQSWKFDTDGTPQVHVSNVDGAVRVDAVDGNSVVIEAVPENPDSGRKATEVEVTQEGDDIRARVCCGPCEERRQSCKGVSPVRFVVKVPREAALEVSVVNAAVTVQGVKGEQRMSAVDGRVEVNGSERRLSVSTVKGEVVLAPRKLEGVEISTVSGDVRLKLPERADAKVEFSSVGGSFNGKSVSLGSKTRTYGAGTHEVEVSTVGGSLTVQE; encoded by the coding sequence ATGTTGTTTCCACTTCTGGTCGTGTTGGCCTCTGCCGCGGCGCCGCAGTCTTGGAAATTCGACACGGATGGGACCCCCCAGGTCCACGTCTCCAATGTTGATGGCGCGGTTCGCGTAGATGCGGTAGACGGGAATAGCGTGGTAATCGAGGCGGTTCCGGAAAATCCGGACAGTGGCCGGAAGGCGACTGAGGTGGAGGTGACCCAGGAGGGTGACGACATCCGGGCGAGGGTGTGCTGCGGCCCCTGCGAGGAGCGGAGGCAGTCGTGCAAGGGCGTCAGCCCGGTGCGGTTCGTGGTGAAGGTGCCTCGCGAGGCGGCGCTGGAGGTCTCGGTCGTCAACGCGGCGGTGACGGTGCAGGGCGTGAAGGGTGAGCAGCGCATGTCCGCCGTGGACGGCCGTGTGGAAGTGAACGGTTCGGAGCGACGGTTGTCGGTGAGCACCGTTAAAGGGGAAGTGGTACTGGCTCCCCGGAAGCTCGAGGGTGTCGAAATCAGCACGGTGTCGGGCGACGTCCGGCTGAAGCTGCCGGAGCGCGCGGATGCCAAGGTGGAATTCAGCTCCGTCGGGGGGAGTTTCAACGGGAAGTCCGTCTCCCTGGGCTCCAAGACCCGGACCTACGGCGCGGGCACCCATGAGGTGGAAGTCAGCACCGTGGGCGGCTCGCTGACGGTTCAAGAATAA
- a CDS encoding quinone-dependent dihydroorotate dehydrogenase yields MYGLTRSLLFQFSAERAHRLGIAGLRQLGHFRGLCQSMRERTLRDTTDALAVEVAGLRFAHPVALAAGLDKDAEAVDGLFACGFSAVEIGTITPRPQPGNPQPRLFRLPEHQAVINRMGFNNHGAAVAAAHLRGRDWHPGPLGVNVGKNKDTPLEQAVDDYVACVDALAPLGDYVVVNASSPNTPGLRKLQEPEQLAALLGTVQERLSAVAPGKPLFLKIAPDLTPEAVDEVVDVARARKLAGLIATNTTVARPFEHPLAKEAGGLSGAPVREPANAVIRRAYQRSGGALPIIGVGGVFSAEDVYEKLRAGASVVQVYTGFIYEGPGMVRRILPALARLLARDGFTHVTQAIGAEHRRPTLPGA; encoded by the coding sequence ATGTACGGACTGACTCGCTCGCTCCTCTTCCAGTTCTCCGCGGAGCGAGCGCACCGGCTGGGCATCGCCGGCCTGCGCCAGCTGGGCCACTTCCGGGGCCTGTGCCAGTCGATGCGCGAGCGCACCCTGCGGGACACCACCGACGCCCTGGCCGTGGAGGTGGCGGGACTGCGCTTCGCCCATCCCGTGGCCCTGGCCGCGGGCCTGGACAAGGACGCGGAGGCGGTGGACGGCCTGTTCGCCTGCGGCTTCTCCGCCGTGGAGATTGGGACGATCACCCCCCGCCCCCAGCCCGGCAACCCACAGCCCCGGCTGTTCCGGCTGCCGGAGCACCAGGCCGTCATCAACCGCATGGGCTTCAACAACCACGGCGCCGCCGTGGCCGCGGCCCACCTGCGCGGGCGCGACTGGCACCCGGGCCCGCTGGGCGTCAACGTGGGCAAGAACAAGGACACGCCGCTGGAGCAGGCGGTGGACGACTACGTGGCCTGCGTGGACGCGCTCGCGCCCCTGGGCGACTACGTGGTGGTCAACGCCTCGTCCCCCAACACCCCGGGCCTGCGCAAGCTGCAGGAGCCGGAGCAGCTCGCCGCGCTCCTGGGCACCGTGCAGGAGCGACTCTCCGCCGTGGCTCCGGGCAAGCCCCTCTTCCTCAAGATTGCCCCCGACCTGACGCCCGAGGCGGTGGATGAAGTGGTGGACGTGGCGCGCGCGAGGAAGCTCGCCGGGCTCATCGCCACCAATACGACGGTGGCGCGTCCGTTCGAGCATCCGCTGGCGAAGGAAGCCGGGGGCCTGTCCGGCGCGCCCGTGCGAGAGCCCGCCAACGCCGTCATCCGGCGCGCGTACCAGCGCTCGGGAGGCGCGCTGCCCATCATCGGCGTGGGAGGTGTCTTCAGCGCGGAGGACGTCTACGAGAAGCTGCGCGCGGGGGCGTCCGTGGTGCAGGTCTACACGGGCTTCATCTACGAGGGGCCCGGCATGGTGCGCCGCATCCTCCCCGCACTGGCGCGGCTGCTCGCGCGGGATGGCTTCACCCACGTCACGCAAGCCATTGGCGCGGAACATCGGCGCCCCACGCTCCCCGGGGCCTGA
- a CDS encoding adenosine deaminase, producing MARELIDLHIHVGGSVAPHILWSIAHQQGFKLPVKTYFDFVELITSRPGKVGSLDDYLKILHTWTEKIQSSPSAIERSVYEIIGKEYRGSRVTQIELRFNPMKRNLHSELDLDHIIHAALRGMDRAVLEYGVKVGFIFCLAREFDHRLNSILVDKAIKYRTRGVYGIDLAGTETNAMELKPEVVAQYEDLFARARRGGLKCTVHTGETAGTGAEGVMSVVEKLKPHRIGHGIRAAYDENAMKVLRENDIVLELCPTSNLHTKAVEGVEELRHIIRTFWDRKVKFTINTDGPYLLETDMRREIELVESHGILTPEQVDQTLAWARQSSFIPG from the coding sequence ATGGCACGCGAATTGATTGACCTGCATATCCACGTGGGTGGCTCGGTGGCCCCCCACATCCTCTGGTCCATCGCTCACCAGCAGGGCTTCAAGCTCCCCGTCAAGACCTACTTCGACTTCGTGGAGCTCATCACCTCGCGTCCAGGCAAGGTGGGAAGCCTGGATGACTACCTCAAGATCCTCCACACGTGGACGGAGAAGATCCAGTCGTCGCCCAGCGCGATCGAACGCTCCGTCTACGAAATCATCGGCAAGGAGTACCGGGGCAGCCGGGTGACGCAAATCGAGCTGCGCTTCAATCCCATGAAGCGCAACCTCCACTCGGAGCTGGACCTGGACCACATCATCCACGCGGCGCTGCGAGGCATGGACCGCGCGGTGCTGGAGTACGGCGTGAAGGTGGGCTTCATCTTCTGCCTGGCGCGGGAGTTCGACCACCGGCTCAACAGCATCCTCGTGGACAAGGCCATCAAGTACCGCACGCGCGGCGTGTACGGCATCGACCTGGCGGGCACGGAGACGAACGCCATGGAGCTCAAGCCGGAGGTCGTCGCGCAGTATGAAGACCTCTTCGCCCGGGCGCGGCGCGGCGGGCTCAAGTGCACGGTGCACACCGGCGAGACGGCGGGCACGGGAGCCGAGGGCGTCATGTCCGTCGTCGAGAAGCTCAAGCCGCACCGCATCGGCCACGGCATCCGCGCGGCGTATGACGAGAACGCGATGAAGGTGCTGCGCGAGAACGACATCGTCCTGGAGCTGTGCCCCACGTCCAACCTGCACACCAAGGCGGTGGAGGGCGTGGAGGAGTTGCGCCACATCATCCGCACCTTCTGGGACCGCAAGGTGAAGTTCACCATCAACACGGACGGCCCCTACCTGCTCGAGACGGACATGCGCCGCGAAATCGAGCTGGTGGAGAGCCACGGCATCCTCACCCCGGAGCAGGTGGATCAGACCCTGGCCTGGGCGCGGCAGTCGTCCTTCATCCCGGGCTGA
- a CDS encoding Smr/MutS family protein encodes MSQQRKPPPKKKEEAFHNNPFKSAIKSIQDKDKQEAQARAAAEAEKRKPPPAPVRAAKVRRESAEDEASLFFSAMDGVAQITNRGEAPKTDPRLPELIDDNAEALAQLSELVASQGDFDISDTGELIEGISPGVDRNLLRSLRRGDFPRQGQLDLHGLTQAEARSAAERFLSDSCRARRRCVLIVHGRGLSSKDQVPVLKTWVREWLSQKRISAMVLAFCSARPEDGGSGAVYVLLRR; translated from the coding sequence ATGAGCCAGCAGCGCAAGCCACCGCCCAAGAAGAAGGAAGAGGCGTTCCACAACAACCCCTTCAAGTCCGCCATCAAGTCCATCCAGGACAAGGACAAGCAGGAGGCCCAGGCCCGCGCCGCCGCGGAGGCCGAGAAGCGCAAGCCGCCCCCGGCCCCCGTCCGCGCGGCCAAGGTCCGTCGCGAGAGCGCCGAGGACGAGGCCTCCCTCTTCTTCTCCGCCATGGACGGCGTGGCGCAGATCACGAATCGCGGCGAGGCCCCCAAGACGGACCCGCGCCTGCCGGAGCTCATCGACGACAACGCGGAGGCGCTCGCGCAGCTCTCCGAGCTCGTCGCGAGCCAGGGTGACTTCGACATCTCCGACACGGGGGAGCTCATCGAGGGCATCAGCCCCGGCGTCGACCGCAACCTGCTGCGCTCCCTGCGCCGAGGCGACTTCCCCCGCCAGGGGCAGCTGGACCTGCACGGCCTGACGCAGGCCGAGGCCCGGTCCGCCGCGGAGCGTTTCCTCTCCGACAGCTGCCGCGCCCGCAGGCGGTGTGTCCTCATCGTCCATGGCCGGGGCTTGAGCTCCAAGGACCAGGTGCCCGTCTTGAAGACGTGGGTGAGGGAGTGGCTGTCGCAGAAACGTATCAGCGCGATGGTGCTGGCGTTCTGCAGCGCACGTCCCGAGGACGGCGGGAGCGGAGCGGTGTACGTGCTGCTCAGACGCTAG
- a CDS encoding TerB family tellurite resistance protein, whose translation MGQGKVLGVMLGLMVGLLIGNPWAIILLGVVGGIAGYRFDEMHSLPSESPDALADFPPLEPSAFATRGGPRDAASVQEESDAHLTRSLCALFVEVARADGEVRREEVREIRRYFEETLKYGPDSLEFVRGRLKDFISHPPDLDDAAAACQEALPALERRRLLEALYELSLVDGALQRSEREVLGRVGGALGLSDAEQQAVASIHLGDASMHYEVLGLTAAASDSDVKRAFRRLAAELHPDKHAHLSGEDADEAARQFQEVRDAYEEIRRLRGL comes from the coding sequence ATGGGACAAGGAAAAGTGCTGGGGGTGATGCTGGGTCTCATGGTGGGGCTGCTCATCGGCAACCCCTGGGCCATCATCCTGCTCGGCGTGGTGGGTGGCATCGCCGGGTACCGCTTCGACGAGATGCACTCCCTGCCCTCCGAGTCCCCCGACGCGCTCGCGGACTTCCCTCCGCTGGAGCCCTCCGCCTTCGCCACGCGAGGGGGACCGCGCGACGCCGCCTCCGTGCAGGAGGAGTCCGACGCGCACCTCACCCGCAGCCTGTGCGCCCTCTTCGTGGAGGTGGCGCGCGCCGACGGCGAGGTGCGCCGGGAAGAGGTGCGGGAGATCCGCCGCTACTTCGAGGAGACCCTCAAGTACGGCCCGGACTCGCTCGAGTTCGTCCGGGGCCGCCTCAAGGACTTCATCTCCCATCCCCCCGACCTGGATGACGCCGCGGCCGCCTGTCAGGAGGCCCTCCCGGCGCTCGAGCGGCGCAGGCTGCTGGAGGCGCTCTACGAGCTGTCCCTCGTGGATGGCGCCCTCCAGCGCTCCGAGCGCGAGGTGCTGGGACGGGTGGGCGGGGCACTGGGCCTGTCGGACGCGGAGCAGCAGGCCGTGGCGTCCATCCACCTGGGCGACGCGTCGATGCACTACGAGGTGCTCGGGCTGACCGCCGCCGCCTCGGACTCGGACGTGAAGCGGGCCTTCCGCCGGCTCGCCGCCGAGCTGCACCCCGACAAGCACGCCCACCTGTCGGGCGAGGACGCCGACGAGGCCGCCCGCCAGTTCCAGGAGGTGCGCGACGCCTATGAGGAAATCCGGCGCCTGCGCGGGCTATAG
- the folD gene encoding bifunctional methylenetetrahydrofolate dehydrogenase/methenyltetrahydrofolate cyclohydrolase FolD, whose translation MAQLIDGKAVAARVRAEVKSEVARLQAERGLIPGLAVVRVGDDPASQVYVAGKKKAAEEVGFRSWEHHRDSSISQDELLALVHRLNEDPAVHGILVQLPLPRHLDADAILSSVRPEKDVDGFHPLNAGSLLLGRPATRACTPLGVMRLLEEVGCEPAGKNAVVVGRSNIVGKPMALMLLQRNATVTLCHSKSDLPAEVSRADILVVAVGVRELIKGAWVKPGAVVIDVGMNRKEDGKLVGDVEFTAAAERASFITPVPGGVGPMTIAMLIRNTLEAAMRGVTPPSH comes from the coding sequence ATGGCCCAGTTGATTGATGGCAAGGCAGTGGCCGCGCGCGTCCGGGCGGAGGTGAAGTCGGAGGTCGCCCGCCTCCAGGCGGAGCGAGGCCTCATCCCCGGGCTCGCGGTGGTGCGGGTGGGAGACGACCCCGCGTCCCAGGTGTACGTGGCGGGGAAGAAGAAGGCCGCGGAGGAAGTGGGCTTCCGCTCCTGGGAACACCACCGCGACTCCTCCATCTCCCAGGACGAGCTCCTGGCGCTGGTGCACCGGCTCAACGAGGACCCCGCCGTGCACGGCATCCTCGTGCAACTGCCGCTGCCCCGGCACCTGGACGCGGACGCCATCCTCTCCTCGGTGCGGCCGGAGAAGGACGTGGATGGCTTTCATCCGCTCAACGCGGGGAGCCTGCTGCTGGGGCGTCCGGCGACGCGTGCGTGTACGCCGCTGGGGGTGATGCGGCTGCTGGAGGAGGTGGGCTGTGAGCCCGCGGGCAAGAACGCGGTGGTGGTGGGCCGCAGCAACATCGTGGGCAAGCCGATGGCGCTGATGCTCCTCCAGCGCAATGCCACGGTGACGCTCTGCCACAGCAAGAGCGACCTGCCGGCGGAGGTGTCGCGCGCGGACATCCTCGTTGTCGCGGTGGGCGTGCGGGAGCTCATCAAGGGGGCCTGGGTGAAGCCCGGCGCCGTCGTCATCGACGTGGGCATGAACCGCAAGGAGGACGGCAAGCTGGTGGGGGACGTGGAGTTCACCGCCGCCGCCGAGCGCGCGTCCTTCATCACCCCCGTCCCCGGAGGTGTGGGGCCGATGACCATTGCCATGCTCATCCGCAACACCCTCGAGGCCGCCATGCGCGGAGTCACCCCGCCATCGCATTGA
- a CDS encoding esterase/lipase family protein: protein MRGFKTGMLLAWSVLGGTASLAQSQPPQATRHPVVFAHGMGGYEDLLGFAYFGDEMGLFVGDACDEPLEWHCNAGLHPRQRTFGSQVLSFHSSEVRGLDLAADIEGLLATTGAKRVDIIGHSQGGIDARKAAKVLFEQQQRAVVDVLVSLSSPHRGSPVAKYILDMGPGVSSVVAALANIFGNSVYAPGNDAIAAMKQLVYDDIQSNDGVVTGMKAFNAAYPMDSRHVSSYASLLTAQTAAQVNPAFYLLRLGFLDIDGNGYCVDDCDGDGAAGQGDGVRQDRDDDGVVGINSQQMGKRLRYTESLWGPGLIAEDRSIPAVTDLNAPILVQMTSISSVLDQDHLDVVGVGPDLFNEPKFYAAIIQYIRQHE from the coding sequence ATGAGAGGGTTCAAGACCGGAATGTTGCTGGCCTGGAGCGTGCTCGGGGGGACCGCGAGCCTCGCGCAATCCCAGCCACCCCAAGCCACGCGCCATCCGGTGGTCTTCGCGCACGGCATGGGGGGCTACGAGGACCTGCTGGGCTTCGCGTACTTCGGTGACGAGATGGGCTTGTTCGTGGGCGACGCGTGCGACGAGCCTCTCGAGTGGCACTGCAACGCCGGCCTCCACCCGAGACAGCGAACGTTCGGCTCGCAGGTGCTGTCGTTCCACTCCTCGGAGGTCCGCGGACTGGACCTGGCCGCCGACATCGAAGGACTCCTGGCGACGACGGGCGCCAAGCGGGTGGACATCATCGGCCACTCGCAGGGCGGCATCGACGCGCGCAAGGCCGCCAAGGTGCTCTTCGAGCAGCAGCAGCGCGCGGTGGTGGACGTCCTCGTCAGCCTGTCGTCGCCCCACCGGGGCTCCCCGGTGGCGAAGTACATCCTGGACATGGGGCCCGGCGTGTCGTCGGTGGTCGCCGCGCTGGCGAACATCTTCGGCAACAGCGTCTACGCCCCCGGCAACGACGCCATCGCCGCGATGAAACAGCTCGTCTACGACGACATTCAATCCAACGACGGCGTCGTCACGGGCATGAAGGCCTTCAACGCGGCCTATCCCATGGACTCGCGCCATGTCTCCTCCTACGCGTCGCTGCTCACCGCGCAGACGGCCGCGCAGGTGAATCCCGCGTTCTATCTGCTGCGGCTCGGCTTCCTGGACATCGACGGGAATGGGTACTGCGTCGATGACTGCGATGGGGACGGCGCGGCGGGGCAGGGGGATGGCGTGCGCCAGGACCGCGATGATGACGGCGTGGTGGGGATCAACTCCCAGCAGATGGGCAAGCGCCTGCGCTACACGGAGTCACTGTGGGGACCGGGCCTCATCGCCGAGGACCGCTCCATCCCCGCGGTCACGGACTTGAACGCGCCCATCCTCGTGCAGATGACGTCGATCTCCAGCGTCCTCGACCAGGACCACCTGGACGTGGTGGGCGTCGGGCCCGACCTCTTCAACGAGCCCAAGTTCTACGCCGCCATCATCCAATACATCCGCCAGCACGAGTGA